A genome region from Nocardia sp. NBC_01730 includes the following:
- a CDS encoding type IV secretory system conjugative DNA transfer family protein: MISTRETRRRTKRGLGEETTLLLVFLALLGFALALWAALSLGSWWAGLPVTSHPITALLEVVAGQRRWPWQASVLAVAFTAAGAALVIACWRAFIAGSEIDAAARTMQRPAAIQLARACDNAIANQRLLRDASPEIQARKGPPLGKTVIGGVGLFVPAELGVTIAAGTRTGKTMAWAIPAVLAAWGPCLATSNKPDLYRHTVYGREQRGRIWMCDLQSVTGRIECGFWVNLLTQVTTLPAARKLAGFFVSAAAGSASQAANAKVDSYFDGGAQELLSLYMFAAACAGGDLQHVAEWLGRDQDQTPALILRHYGHHRPAERIVESQALYARQRDGLYDMARRFLNVLADEGYATMVTPPRRQLLAVREETDKKTNKTRVVVNKTEQDPTHLLPEFKPAEFVTSMDTVYALSMAGPDGATPLTSALVGQILEAALEAARARPDGRLAVPLLGVLDEAANCARISELPSYYTYAGGCGIILITILQVLEQGEDLWGASGLKTIRAQSIEVYGGGIAAVDYLEHWSAMTGPHDVADRSRSHGAGGVNRTLTWRAEPILDVSLLASLPKDRALVRLPNHGPVVVRKLWWSDTEYAPLIHQSLARFEKAAHAPQITGPIETADDGQPSDGDPS, translated from the coding sequence ATGATCTCGACACGAGAGACCCGCCGCCGCACCAAACGCGGTCTCGGCGAAGAAACCACGCTCCTGCTCGTCTTTCTGGCGTTGCTCGGCTTCGCATTGGCGCTGTGGGCGGCATTGAGCTTGGGCAGCTGGTGGGCAGGACTGCCGGTCACGAGCCATCCGATCACCGCGCTGCTCGAGGTTGTCGCAGGCCAGCGCCGGTGGCCATGGCAGGCCAGCGTCCTAGCCGTCGCCTTCACCGCTGCGGGCGCCGCGTTGGTCATTGCCTGCTGGCGGGCGTTCATCGCTGGCAGTGAGATCGACGCGGCGGCGCGCACGATGCAACGGCCCGCAGCGATTCAATTGGCCCGTGCCTGCGACAACGCGATCGCCAACCAGCGGCTGCTGCGCGACGCGAGCCCGGAAATTCAGGCCCGCAAAGGCCCACCACTAGGCAAAACAGTCATCGGCGGTGTCGGGTTGTTCGTCCCCGCCGAGCTCGGAGTGACGATCGCAGCGGGCACACGTACCGGCAAGACCATGGCGTGGGCTATCCCGGCTGTGCTGGCGGCGTGGGGGCCGTGTCTGGCTACTAGCAATAAACCAGACCTCTACCGGCACACCGTCTACGGGCGCGAACAGCGCGGCCGAATCTGGATGTGCGACCTGCAATCGGTCACCGGGCGCATCGAGTGCGGGTTCTGGGTCAACCTACTCACTCAGGTCACAACCCTGCCCGCCGCCCGCAAGCTTGCTGGGTTCTTCGTCTCGGCCGCAGCAGGGTCGGCGTCACAAGCGGCGAACGCCAAGGTCGACTCCTATTTCGACGGTGGCGCACAAGAATTGCTGAGCCTGTATATGTTCGCCGCGGCGTGTGCGGGCGGGGACTTACAGCACGTAGCCGAGTGGCTGGGGCGAGACCAAGACCAGACCCCGGCATTGATTCTGCGCCACTACGGCCACCACCGTCCTGCCGAGCGAATAGTCGAATCCCAAGCCCTCTACGCCAGGCAGCGCGACGGTCTGTATGACATGGCCAGAAGATTTTTGAACGTTCTGGCCGACGAGGGTTACGCCACCATGGTCACCCCACCGCGGCGCCAGTTGCTAGCGGTGCGGGAGGAAACCGATAAGAAGACCAACAAAACCCGCGTCGTAGTCAACAAGACCGAACAAGACCCGACTCACCTTCTGCCCGAGTTCAAACCGGCCGAGTTCGTCACCTCGATGGACACGGTGTACGCGCTGTCAATGGCCGGTCCCGACGGAGCCACGCCGCTGACCTCGGCATTGGTCGGCCAGATTCTCGAAGCCGCTCTCGAGGCGGCGCGAGCGCGCCCCGATGGGCGCCTCGCGGTGCCGCTGTTGGGGGTGCTCGATGAGGCCGCCAACTGTGCCCGCATCTCGGAGTTGCCATCGTATTACACCTACGCCGGTGGCTGCGGGATCATCCTGATCACGATCTTGCAGGTCCTCGAGCAGGGCGAAGACCTTTGGGGCGCAAGCGGTCTCAAGACGATACGCGCCCAATCCATCGAGGTATACGGCGGTGGGATCGCTGCGGTCGACTACCTCGAACATTGGTCGGCGATGACCGGCCCGCACGATGTGGCCGACCGGTCTCGCAGCCACGGTGCCGGGGGAGTCAACCGCACCCTGACCTGGCGCGCGGAACCCATCCTCGACGTCTCTCTGCTTGCCAGCCTGCCCAAAGACCGTGCCTTGGTCCGACTCCCGAACCACGGGCCGGTCGTGGTGCGCAAACTCTGGTGGTCCGACACCGAATACGCACCCCTGATCCACCAATCGCTGGCCCGCTTCGAGAAAGCAGCCCACGCCCCGCAAATCACCGGTCCCATCGAAACCGCGGACGACGGTCAGCCCAGCGATGGTGACCCGTCATGA
- a CDS encoding DUF4913 domain-containing protein, with protein MSAPTAAAAKKAPIPPVFQHFTEFTEKWLLPTINIRLAEANRENTYTWCSKWWAHRGVAVRIAHLHSAFEAQRRAQTGNGLSAFLLTHVDAHFKVILDAANGPLHRCTRTTHLATPSLPFDPIPAGWVRSTNSAPSATPETETTEEGKKPPPPRYSHYIEFVHDWLLPVTAVRIAGNSREGQYSWCRQWWRHQAVAVRFAGLHRVFEAARRAEDKSAMSGLFVRHIDPHMRYILDAANGPLHRCTLDQHLDIPGLPAEPIPAAWFGAPGAKTPVDRLGFGPDFRAFSNGTGAGEGL; from the coding sequence ATGAGCGCACCGACCGCGGCCGCAGCCAAGAAAGCGCCGATTCCACCGGTATTCCAGCATTTCACCGAGTTCACCGAAAAGTGGTTGCTGCCCACGATCAACATCCGACTGGCCGAGGCGAACCGAGAGAACACCTACACCTGGTGTAGCAAGTGGTGGGCCCACCGTGGCGTCGCGGTCCGAATCGCGCACCTACACAGCGCGTTCGAAGCGCAACGACGCGCACAAACCGGAAATGGCCTCAGCGCATTCCTGCTCACGCACGTCGACGCCCACTTCAAGGTCATCCTCGACGCCGCCAACGGTCCGCTGCACCGTTGCACCCGCACCACCCACCTCGCCACGCCGTCACTGCCGTTCGATCCCATCCCAGCGGGATGGGTGAGGTCCACGAATAGTGCGCCCAGTGCGACACCCGAGACCGAGACGACAGAGGAAGGAAAAAAACCACCACCGCCGAGGTACTCGCATTACATCGAGTTCGTCCACGATTGGCTCCTACCGGTCACCGCAGTGCGGATCGCGGGAAACTCCCGGGAAGGCCAATACAGCTGGTGTCGGCAGTGGTGGCGCCACCAAGCGGTCGCGGTCCGGTTCGCTGGGCTGCACCGGGTTTTCGAGGCAGCGCGCCGTGCCGAGGACAAGTCGGCGATGAGCGGTTTGTTCGTGCGTCACATCGACCCGCACATGCGCTACATCCTCGACGCCGCCAACGGACCCTTGCACCGCTGCACACTCGACCAGCACCTCGACATCCCCGGATTGCCGGCTGAACCGATCCCCGCTGCATGGTTCGGCGCCCCCGGTGCGAAAACACCGGTCGACCGCCTCGGGTTCGGCCCCGACTTCCGAGCCTTCAGCAATGGCACGGGGGCAGGGGAGGGGTTGTGA
- a CDS encoding MBL fold metallo-hydrolase, translating to MTLRLDQFTRPAATHSHQLGDHRITYLPDGVALLEPRAWLTKSSDQTWSEHPYLINADGYLVASVGGLLVEFGNRAMIIDVGLGPLALPTPFGLMRGGQLLDSLAAAGKRMVDIEQIAITHLHLDHIGWLWQSSPGTTIGPFADVPVVIGQTEWQHRDLAAGDGASAELLDVFAAQVRTVTDGDEIFPGIYAMATPGHSLGQLAYVIGSGGHRLIVFGDAMQSPVQVTHPELTAAVDDDPALSARTCRHLLDELAEPYTRGFGMHFADVQLGRVTTNTDGEQVWQPE from the coding sequence ATGACACTGCGCCTGGACCAGTTCACCCGCCCGGCGGCGACTCACAGCCACCAACTCGGCGACCACCGCATCACGTACCTACCCGACGGTGTAGCCCTGCTCGAACCGCGTGCCTGGCTCACGAAATCCTCAGACCAGACCTGGTCCGAGCACCCGTATTTGATCAACGCCGACGGATACCTGGTGGCCAGCGTCGGCGGCCTACTTGTCGAATTCGGCAATCGGGCCATGATCATCGACGTCGGTTTGGGGCCTCTGGCCCTGCCCACCCCATTCGGGTTGATGCGCGGCGGGCAATTGCTCGACAGCCTCGCCGCAGCAGGCAAACGCATGGTCGACATCGAACAGATCGCCATCACTCACCTGCACTTGGACCACATCGGCTGGCTGTGGCAATCCTCGCCCGGAACCACCATCGGCCCCTTCGCCGACGTGCCAGTCGTTATCGGACAGACCGAATGGCAGCACCGCGACCTCGCTGCCGGCGACGGCGCCAGCGCGGAGTTGCTCGATGTTTTCGCCGCTCAGGTCCGAACGGTCACCGATGGCGATGAGATCTTTCCTGGCATCTACGCCATGGCGACTCCCGGGCACAGCCTCGGCCAGCTCGCCTACGTCATCGGGTCGGGCGGCCATCGGCTGATCGTGTTCGGCGACGCCATGCAGTCACCAGTTCAGGTCACCCACCCGGAGCTCACTGCAGCCGTCGACGACGACCCGGCTCTATCGGCGAGGACCTGCCGACACCTGCTCGACGAACTCGCCGAGCCCTACACCCGAGGCTTCGGCATGCATTTCGCCGACGTCCAACTCGGTCGAGTCACCACCAACACCGACGGCGAACAGGTCTGGCAACCCGAATAG
- a CDS encoding GNAT family N-acetyltransferase, whose amino-acid sequence MPPFPRSFGTPVQVRPAHCRAELGEFARWHHLAGVPNARRAGHNLVQIGDAGILATGLSRGYARSVHNITGAARNVPTVLAARTMALVAVADGHPIGGLSAGPSFRICAQLAVFGHTAVMQAAFATIKIHALAVLPGYTRLGVGSALLRHALTTARHAGAQIVYGQFASSSMGLTQFYRHCGMDLADPGAPLALHGVIDSPAVVAAGPGETVFHQVVNQ is encoded by the coding sequence ATGCCGCCCTTCCCGCGTTCCTTCGGGACCCCTGTGCAAGTACGGCCTGCCCATTGCCGCGCCGAGTTGGGTGAGTTCGCCCGATGGCATCATCTCGCCGGTGTGCCTAATGCACGTCGGGCCGGCCATAACCTCGTCCAGATCGGCGACGCCGGGATCCTCGCCACAGGGCTCTCACGCGGCTACGCACGGTCGGTGCACAACATCACCGGCGCAGCCCGCAACGTGCCAACGGTGCTGGCCGCGCGGACCATGGCGCTGGTCGCTGTCGCTGATGGCCACCCCATCGGAGGACTCTCGGCGGGCCCGTCGTTTCGAATATGCGCTCAGCTCGCGGTCTTCGGGCACACCGCGGTCATGCAGGCAGCATTCGCGACGATCAAAATCCATGCCCTAGCGGTGCTGCCCGGGTACACACGTCTCGGTGTCGGCTCCGCGCTGCTACGACACGCCCTCACCACTGCCCGCCATGCTGGGGCACAGATCGTGTACGGCCAATTCGCCAGCAGCTCAATGGGGCTGACTCAGTTTTACCGACACTGTGGCATGGACCTGGCCGATCCGGGCGCACCGTTGGCCCTACACGGCGTTATCGACTCACCCGCTGTTGTCGCGGCCGGGCCGGGAGAAACGGTGTTCCATCAGGTGGTGAACCAGTGA
- a CDS encoding flavin-containing monooxygenase, protein MSAAAERRDRPARATVAGVDSSDLQVAVVGAGFGGIGMGAALRRVGITRFAIYEKADDVGGVWRDNTYPDCHCDVPSHVYSFSFAPYRDRRIRYPGQREILDYLRRVVNDHALAPHLRLATAVSAAAYLEDQGRWELITATGQRVLADVVVFAVGQLHRPNTLDLPGRSDFAGAVFHTADWDHNQDLIGREVAVIGTGSSAAQILPTLAATARRVRVFQRTPHWVLPKPSTDFGPVTQTVLRVPGGHRLYRRVLTVAADAVLAPIMRRGWSARPAEWIARHHLRHQIPDPALRAVLTPDYPIGGKRIIFDSDYYPALNRTNVELVTAALTGFSRDGLVTADGTHHRADVVIYATGFRAPEFLVPVTVRGRGGILLHEQWRHGATALLGMAVPNFPNAFLIAGPNSFNPAGSNPAMKEHQIEAIIKILRWRDEIVAPAIEVKPSAMESYRVWLERAIATTVWPGAVASWYKHPSGAVTNPWPASRRRFARMTRQLPARAFEPVRATSATSATPSPEAQRWSA, encoded by the coding sequence GTGAGCGCCGCAGCCGAGCGCCGCGACCGCCCGGCACGGGCCACCGTTGCGGGCGTTGACAGCTCTGATCTTCAGGTGGCGGTCGTCGGAGCCGGATTCGGTGGGATCGGGATGGGCGCTGCATTGCGCCGGGTAGGCATCACCCGCTTCGCCATCTACGAGAAAGCCGATGATGTCGGCGGGGTGTGGCGAGACAACACCTACCCGGACTGCCATTGCGATGTCCCCTCCCACGTGTATTCGTTCTCCTTCGCCCCCTACCGTGACCGGCGCATCCGCTACCCAGGCCAGCGCGAGATTCTGGATTACCTGCGCCGTGTCGTCAACGACCACGCCCTGGCACCGCACCTGCGGTTGGCCACCGCCGTCAGCGCTGCGGCTTACCTCGAAGACCAAGGGCGGTGGGAGCTGATCACCGCGACCGGTCAACGGGTGCTGGCCGATGTGGTGGTGTTCGCCGTGGGGCAACTGCACCGCCCGAACACCCTGGACCTCCCGGGCCGCAGCGACTTCGCGGGTGCGGTGTTCCACACCGCCGACTGGGACCATAACCAAGATCTGATCGGGCGTGAGGTGGCCGTGATCGGGACCGGGTCCAGCGCCGCCCAGATCCTGCCGACCCTGGCCGCGACCGCGCGGCGGGTGCGGGTCTTCCAACGCACACCACACTGGGTACTACCGAAACCATCCACCGATTTCGGGCCCGTCACCCAGACGGTGCTGAGGGTGCCTGGCGGGCACCGTCTCTATAGGCGCGTGCTGACCGTCGCCGCTGACGCGGTGCTGGCACCGATCATGCGCCGCGGCTGGTCAGCGCGTCCCGCCGAATGGATTGCGCGGCACCACCTGCGTCACCAAATTCCTGATCCGGCACTACGTGCCGTGCTCACCCCGGACTACCCGATCGGCGGTAAGCGCATCATCTTCGACAGCGACTACTACCCGGCGTTGAACCGAACCAACGTCGAACTCGTCACCGCAGCACTCACCGGATTCAGTCGAGACGGGCTCGTCACCGCCGACGGAACCCACCACCGCGCTGATGTCGTCATCTACGCCACGGGTTTCCGTGCCCCAGAGTTTCTTGTCCCGGTGACGGTGCGCGGTCGTGGGGGAATCCTGCTGCACGAGCAGTGGCGCCACGGTGCCACAGCGTTGCTGGGGATGGCGGTGCCGAACTTCCCGAATGCCTTCCTCATCGCCGGACCGAATTCGTTCAACCCAGCCGGCTCGAATCCTGCGATGAAGGAACACCAAATCGAAGCCATCATCAAGATTCTGCGCTGGCGCGACGAAATCGTTGCTCCCGCAATAGAAGTCAAACCCTCGGCGATGGAATCCTATCGGGTGTGGTTGGAGCGGGCCATTGCCACAACGGTGTGGCCGGGCGCAGTGGCGAGTTGGTACAAACATCCCAGCGGGGCGGTGACCAACCCGTGGCCCGCCAGCCGCCGCCGGTTCGCACGCATGACCCGCCAGCTCCCGGCGCGGGCATTCGAACCGGTCCGCGCTACGTCGGCGACCTCGGCCACACCGTCACCCGAGGCGCAGAGGTGGTCGGCATGA
- a CDS encoding NAD(P)/FAD-dependent oxidoreductase encodes MSITEAQGRGTAVVIGGGYAGLLAAWALRDTAERVVIIERDFYPARPEARPGVPQARHAHLMLEAGHRLLEEMMPGIRTELLGAGAVMVAMSGDLHWLTSAGWMAPHNSQLAILSCTRPVLDHVVRARISAESSVQFIEGAEVIGLLGTDTTVTGVQIRQRGGVGSVREIRAELVVDACGRSSKLTRWLSELGCAPVPEEHVDGGVAYASRLFHRPPDRNLGFSALYLQTRAPNKLRMGSLMPVENDRWIVSVGGMRGAEPPPGEHGFNTVLAQLRDPALSDALSTARPAGPVWGHRPGPSRRRHFECGTADGLVVVGDAACSVNPVYGQGMTIAALGAHALRAAALRHGGIGPATARAARRAVTAASKTAWLMSASEDRRFPATIGGPSGVLVDIQHRYLDQVLRAATTNPRVAAAFGEVMSLVAPPNSLLRPGLLAPVLLGVDRG; translated from the coding sequence ATGAGCATCACCGAGGCGCAAGGGCGCGGCACAGCAGTGGTGATCGGAGGCGGGTACGCCGGGTTACTGGCGGCATGGGCGTTGCGCGACACAGCCGAGCGGGTCGTGATTATCGAACGCGACTTCTACCCTGCTCGTCCCGAAGCACGCCCGGGAGTGCCGCAAGCTCGTCACGCGCATCTGATGCTCGAAGCCGGACACCGGTTGCTCGAAGAGATGATGCCGGGCATCCGCACCGAATTGCTGGGTGCGGGTGCGGTTATGGTCGCGATGTCGGGTGATCTGCACTGGTTGACCTCGGCAGGATGGATGGCACCGCACAACAGTCAGCTGGCGATCCTGTCGTGCACGCGACCGGTACTGGACCATGTCGTGCGCGCCCGCATCAGCGCCGAGTCCTCGGTGCAATTCATTGAGGGGGCTGAGGTGATAGGTCTGCTCGGTACCGACACCACGGTCACCGGCGTCCAGATCCGCCAACGCGGCGGTGTCGGCAGCGTGCGTGAGATACGCGCGGAATTGGTAGTGGATGCGTGCGGGCGATCATCGAAACTCACCCGCTGGTTGAGCGAGCTGGGATGCGCACCGGTTCCCGAAGAACATGTGGATGGCGGGGTCGCCTACGCCAGCAGGCTTTTTCACCGTCCGCCGGATCGCAATCTCGGGTTCAGTGCGTTGTATCTGCAAACCCGGGCGCCGAACAAGCTGCGGATGGGTTCGCTGATGCCGGTCGAAAATGATCGATGGATCGTCAGCGTCGGCGGCATGAGAGGAGCGGAACCACCACCAGGCGAACATGGTTTCAATACCGTGCTGGCACAGTTGCGTGACCCCGCGCTGAGCGACGCGCTGAGCACCGCTCGCCCGGCAGGCCCGGTCTGGGGTCACCGCCCTGGTCCGAGTCGGCGAAGACATTTCGAGTGCGGCACAGCTGATGGGCTGGTCGTCGTCGGTGACGCCGCATGCTCGGTCAATCCCGTCTATGGCCAAGGCATGACCATCGCGGCACTGGGCGCGCACGCCCTGCGTGCGGCGGCGCTACGACATGGCGGGATCGGGCCTGCGACGGCGCGCGCCGCGCGCCGTGCGGTCACCGCGGCGTCGAAGACGGCGTGGTTGATGTCCGCCAGCGAAGATCGCCGCTTCCCCGCGACGATCGGCGGACCATCCGGGGTGCTGGTCGATATCCAGCACCGCTACCTGGATCAGGTACTGCGCGCCGCGACCACCAACCCCCGAGTCGCCGCCGCGTTCGGTGAGGTGATGTCGCTGGTCGCGCCACCGAACTCGCTGCTTCGACCGGGGCTGCTCGCCCCTGTACTTCTCGGGGTGGATAGAGGATGA
- a CDS encoding oxygenase MpaB family protein produces MTTHQQRLPDLPLLTEFPVTLTTKMLAPSDIHATAAQRDAYLRYTRMGDPNADALVAMLRRFPAGHGRAMFENAVENGITAVEDPPRELVEFFAHIDTVPYWVDVGQLDHACRVIGRTGLIGFASLSMVGLMGGYLASRVVKTLVRTGDLERMAPRRIAETTTWFTQVTSQGGLDRFAPGFKATIRVRLMHAMVRAGMTRREDWNFTAWDHPINQSTLAGTTMLFAIAHMAGSQALGIHFSRHDKDAIYHLWRYTGYLLGVDQEILPTNDRDYWRMLWLQTHHEFGHPDQDSIRLAQAFLRAIGPAVAGDSTNMASRFGRNVVSGIACAYARSVLGRRNADFLEIPDSAAFHVVVIVFAVIITALEYPRRLLPGATGWAEKHGQRSRLRLMKRMMLSQSGQLNFHRHDHLGDYVQRAAADTVA; encoded by the coding sequence ATGACGACGCACCAGCAACGACTTCCTGACCTGCCCCTGCTGACCGAGTTCCCGGTCACTCTCACGACGAAGATGCTGGCACCCAGCGACATTCACGCGACCGCCGCCCAACGCGACGCCTACCTGCGCTACACCCGCATGGGCGACCCCAACGCGGACGCACTGGTCGCGATGCTGCGGCGCTTCCCAGCCGGTCACGGCCGGGCGATGTTCGAGAACGCCGTCGAGAACGGCATCACCGCGGTCGAGGACCCACCGCGGGAACTGGTCGAATTCTTCGCCCACATCGACACCGTCCCGTACTGGGTCGATGTTGGCCAGCTCGACCACGCATGCCGGGTAATCGGACGAACCGGGCTGATCGGGTTCGCTTCGCTGTCCATGGTCGGGCTGATGGGCGGCTACCTCGCCTCCCGAGTAGTCAAAACACTGGTCAGAACCGGGGACCTCGAGCGGATGGCGCCCCGCCGGATCGCCGAGACCACCACGTGGTTCACCCAGGTAACCAGTCAAGGTGGATTGGACCGGTTCGCACCGGGATTCAAGGCAACGATTCGCGTGCGGCTCATGCACGCGATGGTCCGCGCGGGTATGACACGGCGAGAGGACTGGAACTTCACCGCATGGGACCACCCGATCAACCAATCCACCCTCGCTGGGACCACCATGCTGTTCGCGATAGCACACATGGCCGGATCCCAAGCTCTCGGAATACATTTCAGCCGCCACGACAAAGACGCGATCTACCATCTCTGGCGCTATACCGGATACCTGCTCGGCGTAGACCAAGAAATCCTACCGACCAACGACCGCGACTACTGGCGGATGCTGTGGCTGCAGACCCACCACGAATTCGGCCACCCAGACCAGGACTCGATCCGGTTGGCGCAGGCATTCCTTCGCGCCATCGGCCCCGCCGTGGCAGGCGACAGTACGAACATGGCGTCTCGTTTCGGGCGGAATGTGGTGAGCGGCATCGCGTGCGCCTACGCCCGCTCCGTACTCGGCAGGAGGAATGCCGACTTCCTCGAAATCCCTGACAGTGCAGCATTTCACGTGGTCGTGATCGTCTTCGCCGTGATCATCACAGCTCTGGAATACCCCCGTAGGCTCCTGCCCGGCGCGACCGGTTGGGCCGAGAAACACGGGCAACGCAGCAGGCTCCGCTTGATGAAACGAATGATGCTCAGCCAGTCAGGCCAGCTGAACTTTCACCGCCACGACCACCTCGGCGACTACGTCCAGCGAGCGGCAGCTGACACGGTTGCCTAA
- a CDS encoding MAB_1171c family putative transporter yields MTSSAPALIAWAILGFSLAALVFRLLWLSVGARPSERLVTYALLFGTASGLLRERAVQDWLAQMGVFSVGFVRQLSTAVMVVTVAPLLLLAASWSDRWPAHAARTIRLVWVSVYVSAALMLIAGTPARARGQYIDRTEGWQTSVYFATFSAWCGVTGILMVTTSTKELRAGDLRPLHRVTYLMIVIVGVWALEEAVSIFVSSVCAATGTGRAFTEFRFRANENNYIYMLGGGALVATAGVVTEFMRRLRIDPASQAVRHLTPMWEELVQACPEIPRPMRQDVEMSPRRRVHRMTVEIRDSLLVLGRYADPVADDIDGPAGEAIQIVRALHRKQSGATVGQYRRLQHAAPGRDIVDETRALRRIADRWDDAQNHAHATSLLDGDIAR; encoded by the coding sequence GTGACCTCGTCGGCACCGGCGCTGATCGCGTGGGCGATTCTCGGGTTCAGCTTGGCGGCTTTGGTGTTTCGGCTGCTGTGGTTGTCGGTCGGTGCGCGGCCCAGTGAACGGCTGGTCACCTATGCACTGCTGTTCGGCACGGCGTCGGGGCTGCTGCGTGAGCGTGCGGTGCAGGATTGGCTCGCGCAGATGGGTGTGTTCAGTGTCGGGTTCGTTCGGCAGTTGTCGACGGCGGTCATGGTGGTCACGGTCGCGCCGTTGTTACTGCTGGCGGCATCGTGGTCGGATCGTTGGCCGGCACACGCTGCCCGCACGATCCGTCTGGTGTGGGTCAGCGTCTATGTGTCGGCGGCGCTGATGCTGATTGCCGGAACCCCCGCGCGTGCGCGGGGTCAGTACATCGACCGGACCGAGGGCTGGCAGACCTCGGTGTACTTCGCGACTTTCTCCGCTTGGTGTGGTGTGACCGGAATTCTGATGGTGACGACCAGTACCAAGGAGTTGCGGGCTGGTGATCTGCGGCCACTGCATCGGGTGACCTACCTGATGATCGTGATCGTCGGTGTCTGGGCGCTGGAAGAGGCTGTATCGATTTTCGTCTCGTCGGTGTGTGCGGCGACCGGCACTGGCCGCGCTTTCACCGAATTCCGGTTCCGGGCAAACGAAAACAACTACATCTACATGCTTGGCGGCGGTGCCCTGGTCGCCACGGCGGGGGTGGTGACCGAGTTCATGCGGCGGCTGCGGATCGATCCGGCTTCGCAGGCCGTCCGGCACCTGACCCCGATGTGGGAGGAGCTGGTGCAAGCGTGCCCGGAAATCCCGCGTCCGATGCGGCAAGACGTCGAGATGAGCCCGCGGCGGCGCGTGCACCGGATGACCGTTGAGATCAGGGATTCACTTTTGGTGCTCGGCCGCTACGCCGACCCGGTCGCCGACGACATCGATGGACCGGCTGGAGAAGCGATTCAGATCGTGCGTGCGTTGCACCGCAAGCAGTCCGGTGCGACGGTCGGGCAGTATCGCCGACTGCAGCACGCAGCTCCAGGCCGTGACATTGTCGACGAAACCCGTGCCCTGCGCAGAATCGCTGATCGCTGGGATGATGCGCAGAATCACGCGCACGCTACCTCACTACTGGATGGAGACATAGCGAGATGA